A window of Clostridia bacterium genomic DNA:
GCTAAGGCGGTAGCTCTGCAGGAAGCCCTTCAGCCAGAATTTGGCGAATATCAACGGCAAATCGTCAAGAATGCACGGGCTTTGGCAGAAAGTTTAATGGAAAAAGGTTATCGTTTGGTTTCTGGTGGTACTGATAACCATTTGTTGTTAATTGATTTAAGGAATAAGGAGCTTACGGGTAAAGAAGCTGAAGAGCTTTTGGATCATGCAGGTATCACTGTAAACAAGAATACTATTCCTTTTGATCCACAGAGCCCTTTTATTACTAGTGGAATTCGAATTGGTACTCCAGCGGTAACAACTCGCGGCATGAAAGAAGCCGAAATGAGAAAAATTGCAGGTTTGATTGATCAGGTACTTTCCTGTCCAGAAAATGTGCACCAGGTTAAAGCTGAGGTGCGCAGATTAACAGCTGCTTTTCCTTTGGTAGCGGAATAAAGGAGTTGGCGTGGTGCGTCCGGCATGGGATGATTATTTTATGGAAATTGCCCAAGTGGTGTCTACGCGTTCTACTTGTTTGCGGCGCCGTGTAGGGGCGATTTTGGTGCAAGATAAACGAATTTTGGCTACTGGCTATAATGGTGTGCCTAGTGGTTTGACTCATTGTGCTGTTGTAGGATGTCTGCGTGAACAATACAAGGTGCCTTCTGGTGAAAGGCATGAACTCTGTCGCGGCTTACATGCAGAGCAAAATGCTATTATTCAATGTGCACTACATGGAGTGAGTTTAAAAGGGGCAACATTATATTCCACGACCAGACCGTGTGTTTTGTGCAGTAAAATGTTGGTTAATGCGGGAATAAGACGGATTGTTTTTCAAGGTTCATATCCAGATGATTTGGCTTTAAAAATCTTGGAGGAAGCTGGTGTGAAATTAGAGGTATTTCAAAGATAAGGGTATTGCCTGCTTTGGTGGTATAATGTATACTGTTTATGTAGGCTTAGTAAGTGGGGAAGGGGTTTGTTAATGCAGCGAGGAATGAAGAAGGTGTTGACAGTATTTGGAACAAGGCCAGAGGCCATTAAAATGGCTCCTTTGGTGAGGGCTTTAAAGGAGGATTCGCGTATTGATTGCCGGGTCGTGGTTACGGCCCAGCACCGGGAAATGTTGGATCAGGTTTTGCGAGTATTTCGTCTTATCCCTGATTATGATTTGGATATCATGCAAGCGGGACAAACCCTTTTTGAAATCACAGTGCGGGCTTTAACCGGATTACAGCAGATTTTTCTTAAGGAAAAGCCAGATCTAGTTTTGGTACATGGTGATACTAGCACTACCTTTATCGGGGCTCTCGCCGCTTATTATTATCAGATTCCTGTAGGACATGTAGAGGCAGGACTGCGTTCAGGTAATAAATATGCACCTTTTCCAGAGGAAATGAATCGGCGTTTAACCGGTGTTTTGGGGGAAATTCATTTTGCTCCTACGAAAACGGCTGCGGAAAATTTACTGCGTGAAGGGCATAATTTGGCTCAAATTTATATTACGGGAAATACGGTCATTGATGCGTTGTTATATACGGTAGAAGAGGATTATCAGTTTTTGCATCCTGTTTTACGAGAAATTGATTTTGAGAATCAGCGGGTAGTGTTATTAACTACTCATCGGCGGGAAAACTGGGGTGAACCTTTACGGGAAACCTACAGAGCTTTAAATGATTTAGTCAAGGAGTTTGAGGATTTAGTAGTTGTTTTCCCTGTGCATAAAAATCCGTTAATTCAGCGGGCTGCGGCCAAAGAATTAGGGGATGTATCAAGAATTAAACTGGTGGAACCATTAGAGTATCAAACTTTTATTAATTTAATGAATAAAGTGGATTTGGTGCTTACTGATTCTGGTGGTCTGCAGGAAGAAGCACCAGCTTTAGGAAAACCGGTATTGGTTTTAAGGGATAATACTGAACGCCCGGAGGCTGTTAAAGCAGGTACCGTAAAAATAGTGGGTACAGAGCGAGCGAGGGTTTATGGGGCGGCTCGGAATTTATTAACTAACAAAACAGCATATCAGCGGATGGCTCAAGCCGTTAATCCTTACGGTGATGGGCAGGCAAGTGAGCGAATTGTAAAAATTTTGCATTATCTCTGGGGTTGGAGTAAAGAAAAACCGCGGGGATATTCTGTGGATTATGCTCTTTCGCGACAAAAAAAGATATAAATTACGAAGGATATGTTTTTATAAATAAATATGGTATACTATTGACGGATTTTGTTGTTTTAGGGAAAAATGAGGGGGGACAATGGGTAAAAAAAAAGAGAGAACAGTGGTTGGGAATATCTTAATATAGCAGTTAGCTTTGGAATCACCTTGGCCTTAACGGTTTATTTACTTTATAAATTAGGCACCTGGTTGGACAACCGTTTAGGTACAGAACCTTGGTTCATGCTTCTCGGTGTCTTTCTTGCGGTAGCAACAGTTTTTCGGCAATTAATCGAAGAATTTTGGGAGTAGCGGAAAGGAAAAAATAAAGAGAAAGTGGTGAATTCAATGCTGTTATGGTTGCTGAAACTGGGAAAAGGATTAGTAGTGGGGTTGATAGGCACCGGGGTGAAGTTAAGTTTTACTAAGCGAGCTTTAGGTAAAGTCGGTGATGATCACGAGCGTTTAAGTGGAGTTTTGGTAAACTGCTATGTTCTCCGTCATGCACTTAATATTGCTTTATTGTTATTGGCGTATTTCTTGTTGGGCAAGGATGTTGTGGTCCTGCTTGGTGTTGCTTTGGGTTTGACGATTCCGGAGTTTATTTTACATTTACGTAAATTATTTTAATTACTAACGGGAAAGGAGGGCACAAAATGTTTGCTACACCTGTATATGCCGCTGCAGATAGTGGAGCGGAACAAGGGGCTGCTTTATTTACACTT
This region includes:
- a CDS encoding cytidine deaminase, yielding MRPAWDDYFMEIAQVVSTRSTCLRRRVGAILVQDKRILATGYNGVPSGLTHCAVVGCLREQYKVPSGERHELCRGLHAEQNAIIQCALHGVSLKGATLYSTTRPCVLCSKMLVNAGIRRIVFQGSYPDDLALKILEEAGVKLEVFQR
- the wecB gene encoding UDP-N-acetylglucosamine 2-epimerase (non-hydrolyzing), which translates into the protein MKKVLTVFGTRPEAIKMAPLVRALKEDSRIDCRVVVTAQHREMLDQVLRVFRLIPDYDLDIMQAGQTLFEITVRALTGLQQIFLKEKPDLVLVHGDTSTTFIGALAAYYYQIPVGHVEAGLRSGNKYAPFPEEMNRRLTGVLGEIHFAPTKTAAENLLREGHNLAQIYITGNTVIDALLYTVEEDYQFLHPVLREIDFENQRVVLLTTHRRENWGEPLRETYRALNDLVKEFEDLVVVFPVHKNPLIQRAAAKELGDVSRIKLVEPLEYQTFINLMNKVDLVLTDSGGLQEEAPALGKPVLVLRDNTERPEAVKAGTVKIVGTERARVYGAARNLLTNKTAYQRMAQAVNPYGDGQASERIVKILHYLWGWSKEKPRGYSVDYALSRQKKI
- a CDS encoding AtpZ/AtpI family protein, translated to MALTVYLLYKLGTWLDNRLGTEPWFMLLGVFLAVATVFRQLIEEFWE